One genomic segment of Chloroflexota bacterium includes these proteins:
- a CDS encoding GNAT family N-acetyltransferase, with the protein MTSPQPRLYAFSWDRLDDFAALVNAVQGLKGTPAAADPAFMAERLRVPGMDAESDCLLASLDGALIGYTLLNWELPIGSVVLEGGVLPERRRKGVGSELFAWAKENGRSRGAGVARAPSPETDAELAGFLQGQGFSEVRLHDIMRWATGLLPEPDLPPGIVSRLFRAGDEAQLAEAQNAAFKEQWGFSPNTVEQIAYAVGMSRTTPEGVALLLDGGDVAAYCLTQTVGQAPELAGSVFMLGAHPRYQGLGLGRAALLAGMRLLLDRGVKTIELTVDAENDAAKQLYDSVGYQRVNGRRWFEANLTEG; encoded by the coding sequence ATGACGAGTCCACAACCACGCCTTTACGCCTTCTCCTGGGACCGCCTGGACGACTTCGCGGCCCTGGTCAACGCGGTACAGGGCCTCAAGGGCACACCCGCCGCCGCCGACCCCGCATTCATGGCAGAGCGGCTCCGCGTCCCCGGTATGGACGCCGAGTCCGACTGTCTCCTCGCCTCGCTGGACGGGGCGCTCATCGGCTACACCTTGCTGAACTGGGAGCTGCCCATCGGCAGCGTCGTGCTGGAGGGCGGCGTCCTGCCGGAGCGGCGCCGTAAGGGCGTCGGCAGCGAGTTATTCGCGTGGGCGAAGGAGAACGGCCGCAGCCGTGGGGCCGGGGTGGCACGGGCGCCGTCGCCGGAGACGGACGCCGAACTGGCGGGTTTTCTTCAAGGGCAGGGATTCAGCGAGGTCCGTCTGCACGACATCATGCGGTGGGCGACCGGACTGCTGCCCGAGCCGGATCTGCCGCCGGGCATCGTCTCGCGCCTCTTCCGCGCCGGCGACGAAGCCCAACTTGCCGAGGCGCAGAACGCGGCCTTCAAAGAGCAGTGGGGGTTCTCGCCCAACACCGTCGAGCAGATCGCCTACGCCGTGGGCATGAGCCGCACCACCCCTGAGGGCGTGGCGCTGCTGCTGGACGGCGGCGACGTGGCAGCCTACTGCCTGACGCAGACCGTTGGGCAGGCGCCGGAGCTGGCGGGGAGCGTCTTCATGCTGGGGGCGCACCCGCGCTACCAGGGTTTGGGGCTGGGCAGGGCCGCGCTGCTGGCCGGCATGCGGCTGCTGCTGGACCGAGGCGTCAAGACGATAGAGCTCACGGTGGACGCGGAGAATGACGCGGCCAAGCAGCTCTACGACTCCGTCGGGTACCAGCGGGTGAACGGGCGCCGGTGGTTTGAGGCGAACCTCACAGAGGGCTAG
- a CDS encoding DUF502 domain-containing protein — MTKDEMLARLARARVRTGVLAGQFRNRLVTGLVLIIPLAVTIFIIRFLWEFLYNFLLPLFDVLEGHIPFISGAWLQFTIVVIILGFLYFLGSAARSVVGTQVVRIWHGTIESIPVVRSFYRVVRQVVDMFASDNPLSNQPVVVLEYPRIGALALGMVTSRFVMPDGEEYLTVYIPTIPIPSSGYMTFVKEDEVTPTDITFDEAMRIIFSGGVLSQEITREHYERRQRLENGENGAGELAYEPDRAMMD; from the coding sequence ATGACCAAGGACGAGATGCTGGCAAGGCTGGCCCGGGCCCGTGTCCGCACAGGCGTGTTGGCTGGACAGTTTCGGAACCGCCTCGTCACCGGCCTTGTCTTGATTATCCCTCTGGCCGTAACCATCTTCATCATCCGCTTCCTTTGGGAGTTCCTCTACAACTTCCTCCTGCCGCTCTTTGACGTTCTTGAGGGACACATACCGTTCATTTCTGGTGCATGGCTGCAGTTCACCATCGTGGTCATCATTCTCGGTTTCCTGTACTTCCTCGGCTCGGCGGCGCGGTCCGTGGTCGGCACCCAGGTGGTGCGGATTTGGCACGGCACCATCGAGAGCATTCCCGTGGTTCGGAGCTTCTACCGCGTGGTCCGGCAGGTGGTGGATATGTTCGCCTCGGACAACCCCCTGTCCAACCAGCCCGTCGTCGTGCTCGAGTACCCTCGCATCGGCGCCCTGGCTTTGGGCATGGTCACCAGCCGCTTTGTCATGCCGGACGGTGAGGAGTACTTGACGGTGTACATCCCCACCATTCCCATCCCCTCATCCGGCTACATGACCTTCGTGAAGGAAGATGAGGTCACCCCGACGGACATCACCTTCGACGAGGCGATGCGCATCATCTTCTCCGGCGGCGTGCTGTCACAGGAGATCACCCGTGAACACTACGAGCGCAGGCAACGCCTTGAGAACGGGGAGAATGGGGCGGGCGAACTGGCCTATGAGCCCGACAGGGCGATGATGGACTAG
- a CDS encoding glycosyltransferase: MRIAMLCYHSCPLARLGEREAGGMSVYVRNLAQALGRQGAVVDIFPRRHNSGDLPVTPMGEGVRLVHIEAGPQDSVAGPLLPYLPDFVSGAKSFAMAEGASYDVVHSHYWLSGLAGLELAPAWGARLAATFHTLAEVKLLADPSADELPERSPAERRIVAGADAIVVSDRHERDLLARHYGAPRARVTVLPGGVDVETFHPIDRVEAKRRLGLKGKRVLLCVGRFDPLKRYDLAVSAAALLRERHDVEVVLVGGDLDNDPEAERLSALAKTLGMDGSVRFAGTVPHDALPSYYSAADVLLAPSWYESFGLVALEAMACGTPVVAARTGGLASLVRDGETGYLVPLHTPECYADRVEVLLTNDALRGAMGRAGRSRAEGMGWDAIGWRFAEFYGGLLAAEAVR, encoded by the coding sequence ATGCGCATCGCCATGCTTTGCTACCACTCGTGCCCCCTGGCACGCCTTGGCGAGCGCGAAGCCGGCGGCATGAGCGTCTACGTCCGCAACCTGGCGCAGGCCCTCGGCCGGCAGGGCGCCGTGGTCGATATCTTCCCCCGCCGCCACAACTCCGGCGACCTCCCGGTCACGCCCATGGGCGAGGGTGTCCGCCTTGTGCATATCGAGGCCGGTCCGCAGGACTCTGTCGCCGGCCCGCTTCTGCCGTACCTTCCGGACTTCGTCAGCGGGGCCAAGTCCTTCGCGATGGCCGAGGGCGCGAGCTACGACGTGGTGCACAGCCACTACTGGCTGTCCGGCCTCGCCGGGCTGGAGCTTGCCCCGGCATGGGGCGCACGGCTCGCCGCCACGTTCCACACCCTCGCGGAGGTCAAGCTGCTGGCCGACCCGTCCGCCGATGAGCTGCCCGAGCGCAGCCCCGCCGAGCGCCGCATCGTGGCGGGAGCCGACGCCATCGTCGTCTCGGACCGCCACGAGCGCGACCTGCTTGCCCGGCACTACGGCGCGCCTCGCGCCAGGGTCACCGTGCTGCCCGGCGGCGTCGATGTGGAGACCTTCCATCCGATTGACAGGGTGGAGGCGAAGCGGCGACTGGGACTGAAAGGCAAGCGCGTGCTGCTGTGCGTGGGGCGGTTCGACCCGCTGAAGCGGTATGATCTGGCGGTGTCCGCCGCCGCGCTGCTCCGGGAGCGGCATGACGTGGAGGTGGTGCTGGTGGGCGGCGACCTGGACAATGACCCGGAGGCAGAGCGCTTGAGCGCGCTGGCGAAGACCCTCGGGATGGACGGCAGCGTCCGGTTTGCCGGCACGGTCCCGCATGATGCCCTGCCGTCGTACTACAGCGCCGCTGATGTGCTGCTGGCGCCCTCCTGGTATGAGAGCTTTGGCCTTGTGGCCCTGGAGGCCATGGCGTGCGGCACGCCCGTCGTCGCCGCTCGGACGGGCGGCCTTGCATCCCTGGTGCGCGACGGCGAGACAGGCTACCTCGTCCCGCTGCACACGCCGGAGTGCTACGCGGACCGCGTCGAGGTTCTCCTCACCAACGACGCGCTGCGCGGGGCCATGGGCCGCGCCGGCCGAAGCCGTGCGGAGGGGATGGGGTGGGACGCCATCGGCTGGCGGTTCGCTGAATTCTACGGCGGCCTGCTCGCCGCGGAGGCTGTGCGATGA
- a CDS encoding GNAT family N-acetyltransferase, with protein MPAQTTIHTFSSLEQSWDPMVPDCDVKAFFLSHRWQRLWWESFGQGRELLLLAFQHDGETVGIAPLQRQDDTISFLGDTDLFDFHDFIIPQGYEPDFYRHLRDYLLSQDWRRLYFPSLSQSSPTLRHLPRFAEQEGWSCTVEQEDVSPTLELPADWDAYLAGLRKKDRHELRRKFRRLENAGGIDIHCYSAAGEIEERLDAFFELMRMGREEKYRFLTPERETFFREMAVALAGVNVARLWFMEKDGVPVSSCLCFDYCGRRLLYNSGFDPAFADLSVGLLLKATAIRDAIERGLDSFEFLRGDEHYKYHLGGVDQAVYRMTVVRDGGPSGAG; from the coding sequence ATGCCCGCACAGACCACCATCCACACCTTCTCCTCACTGGAGCAGTCCTGGGACCCCATGGTGCCCGATTGCGACGTCAAGGCCTTCTTTCTTTCCCATCGTTGGCAGCGGCTCTGGTGGGAGAGCTTCGGCCAGGGCCGCGAGCTCCTGCTCCTCGCCTTCCAGCACGACGGCGAAACCGTCGGCATCGCGCCTCTCCAGCGCCAGGACGACACCATCTCCTTCCTCGGCGACACGGACCTCTTCGACTTCCACGACTTCATCATCCCCCAGGGCTACGAGCCGGACTTCTACCGCCACCTCCGAGACTACCTCCTCTCCCAGGACTGGCGGCGTCTCTACTTTCCCAGCCTGTCCCAATCGTCGCCCACGCTGCGGCACCTGCCCCGATTCGCGGAGCAGGAGGGCTGGTCGTGTACCGTCGAGCAGGAGGACGTCTCGCCGACGCTGGAGCTTCCCGCCGACTGGGACGCCTACCTCGCCGGGCTGCGCAAGAAGGACCGCCACGAGCTCCGCCGCAAGTTCCGCCGCCTGGAAAACGCGGGCGGCATCGACATCCACTGCTACTCCGCCGCCGGCGAGATCGAGGAGCGTCTCGACGCCTTCTTCGAGCTCATGCGCATGGGCCGTGAGGAGAAGTACCGCTTCCTGACGCCGGAGCGTGAGACCTTCTTCCGAGAGATGGCCGTCGCCCTCGCCGGCGTGAATGTCGCGCGGCTCTGGTTCATGGAGAAGGACGGCGTCCCGGTGTCGTCCTGCCTCTGCTTCGACTACTGCGGCCGCCGACTCCTCTACAACAGCGGCTTTGACCCGGCTTTCGCTGACCTGAGCGTCGGCCTGCTGCTCAAGGCCACCGCCATCCGCGACGCCATCGAGCGCGGCCTCGATTCCTTCGAGTTCCTCCGCGGGGACGAACACTACAAGTACCACCTGGGCGGCGTAGACCAGGCGGTGTACCGCATGACCGTCGTCAGGGACGGCGGGCCATCGGGGGCCGGCTAG